The proteins below come from a single Ptychodera flava strain L36383 chromosome 6, AS_Pfla_20210202, whole genome shotgun sequence genomic window:
- the LOC139135949 gene encoding dual specificity tyrosine-phosphorylation-regulated kinase 2-like, with amino-acid sequence MAATGADTLTTRKPQQVTRTRSLVTTTGPGHTTAAFAHLSDNASRTVGDPASHVELPPIAPSKHHHHHHNITTKHEQLGSVQVQQLYNDDHHHHHKRIHGGDSGNVPNHIQQPQPHPPPTTLPDVRRQASAASLGSKSGSAKGKTLPMSPEDAMKQHMHKLTAYEHHEIFNSNNIYFVGPNAKKRQGVIGGPNNCGYDDDQGSYLHVPHDHIAYRYEVLKVIGKGSFGQVVKAYDHKNNLHVALKMVRNEKRFHRQAQEEIRILDHLRKQDKDNTMNIIHMLENFNFRNHMCITFELLSMNLYELIKKNKFQGFSLQLVRKFAHSLLQCLDALHRNRIIHCDLKPENILLKQQGRSGIKVIDFGSSCYEHQRIYTYIQSRFYRAPEVILGARYGMPIDMWSFGCILAELLTGYPLLPGEDEADQLACTIELFAMPPQKLLDQSKRAKNFFSSKGHPRYCTVTTLPDGSTVLNGGRSRRGKMRGPPGSKDLVKALKGCDDPLFLDFLRKCLEWDPAIRMTPNQALRHPWLRRRLPKPPMQEQPSSSARHRRHSSGTVAKLPPAAAASGKTRQVAPPAGADGPGGYAQRTVLPKIVS; translated from the coding sequence ATGGCGGCCACGGGTGCGGATACACTGACAACTAGAAAGCCGCAGCAAGTGACACGGACTCGTTCATTGGTTACAACAACGGGACCGGGCCATACAACAGCCGCTTTTGCACATTTGTCTGACAACGCGTCACGGACAGTTGGCGATCCTGCCTCGCACGTTGAACTGCCACCTATAGCACCTTcgaaacatcatcatcatcaccataatATAACGACCAAGCATGAACAGCTCGGTAGCGTTCAAGTCCAGCAgttgtacaacgatgatcaccaccaccatcacaaGCGCATTCATGGAGGCGACAGCGGCAATGTGCCTAATCATATTCAACAGCCGCAACCTCATCCCCCGCCTACAACACTACCTGACGTCCGCAGACAGGCAAGTGCGGCCAGTCTAGGATCAAAATCAGGGTCGGCAAAGGGTAAAACTCTACCCATGAGTCCAGAGGATGCCATGAAGCAGCACATGCACAAATTGACCGCGTACGAGCACCATGAGATCTTCAATAGCAACAACATATACTTCGTCGGACCGAATGCTAAGAAGCGCCAAGGTGTCATAGGTGGTCCCAACAATTGCGGATACGATGACGACCAGGGATCGTATTTACACGTCCCCCACGATCACATTGCATACAGGTATGAAGTACTCAAAGTGATCGGCAAAGGCAGCTTTGGACAAGTTGTGAAAGCGTACGATCACAAAAACAATCTGCACGTAGCCCTCAAAATGGTGAGAAACGAGAAAAGGTTCCACAGGCAGGCACAGGAAGAGATCAGGATCCTTGATCATCTACGGAAACAGGATAAGGATAATACAATGAATATTATACATATGCTAGAGAACTTCAATTTCCGTAATCATATGtgtattacatttgaattgctAAGTATGAACCTCTATGAACTAATCAAGAAAAATAAGTTCCAAGGATTTAGCTTGCAACTTGTCAGGAAGTTTGCTCATTCCCTACTTCAATGTCTCGATGCCCTCCACCGCAATAGGATCATCCACTGCGATCTCAAACCTGAGAACATACTTCTAAAGCAACAAGGGCGCAGTGGCATCAAGGTGATAGATTTTGGTTCCAGTTGCTATGAGCACCAGCGCATATATACTTACATACAGAGCCGGTTCTACCGTGCACCAGAGGTAATTCTGGGTGCAAGATATGGGATGCCCATTGACATGTGGAGTTTTGGATGTATCCTAGCTGAACTATTGACTGGCTATCCACTTCTACCAGGTGAGGATGAAGCTGACCAATTAGCGTGTACCATAGAGTTATTCGCAATGCCTCCTCAAAAGCTGCTAGACCAGTCAAAGCGTGCTAAGAATTTCTTCAGTTCTAAGGGTCATCCAAGATACTGCACTGTTACAACGTTACCTGATGGATCAACTGTCCTCAATGGTGGAAGATCACGCCGAGGGAAAATGCGCGGTCCACCAGGAAGCAAGGATCTCGTGAAAGCGCTGAAAGGATGTGATGACCCACTGTTCCTTGATTTCTTGCGCAAATGTCTGGAGTGGGATCCCGCAATTCGGATGACACCGAATCAGGCTCTCCGTCATCCATGGCTGCGCCGTCGTCTCCCGAAGCCGCCAATGCAGGAGCAGCCATCGTCGTCAGCGAGACACCGACGCCACAGTTCAGGTACAGTAGCCAAGCTACCACCAGCTGCAGCAGCCAGTGGCAAGACTCGGCAAGTGGCACCCCCTGCTGGAGCAGATGGGCCAGGTGGCTATGCACAGAGAACTGTACTGCCCAAAATTGTCAGTTAA